In one window of Mercurialis annua linkage group LG4, ddMerAnnu1.2, whole genome shotgun sequence DNA:
- the LOC126676495 gene encoding zinc finger A20 and AN1 domain-containing stress-associated protein 1 — protein sequence MGSEQNDSTSFPPSESILCANGCGFFGTASNMNLCSKCYRDFRGQEEQAASAKAAMEKTLSIKPKQEINNHNQELVVEPAVIEKNSSASSSSGSTQAVAAPADQGPPKAASRCLCCNKKVGLTAFVCKCGSTFCGSHRYPENHDCSFDFKGNGRNAIAKANPVVKADKVERF from the coding sequence ATGGGTTCTGAACAAAACGATAGCACAAGCTTTCCTCCATCTGAATCGATCCTCTGCGCTAACGGGTGCGGGTTCTTTGGCACGGCGTCGAATATGAACCTTTGCTCTAAGTGCTACCGCGATTTCCGTGGACAAGAAGAACAGGCCGCATCCGCTAAGGCTGCCATGGAAAAGACGCTCAGCATCAAACCCAAACAAGAGATTAATAACCATAATCAAGAATTGGTGGTTGAGCCTGCGGTGATTGAGAAAAATTCATCTGCATCGTCTTCATCGGGATCAACACAGGCGGTGGCGGCCCCCGCTGATCAGGGGCCGCCGAAGGCAGCGAGCAGGTGCTTGTGCTGCAATAAAAAAGTGGGGTTGACAGCGTTTGTTTGCAAGTGCGGTAGCACTTTCTGTGGGAGTCATCGGTACCCGGAGAATCATGATTGTTCTTTTGATTTCAAAGGAAACGGGAGAAACGCCATCGCCAAGGCGAACCCAGTTGTGAAGGCTGATAAAGTTGAGAGGTTCTGA
- the LOC126677611 gene encoding kinesin-like protein KIN-UA has translation MATTTAAAGVSNYRNGTHSSSIRNSTGSKIVNASQKSNVKSKSLNNSVRKSAPPSLGGAGVAKDDTGVPGRVRVAVRLRPRIAEEMEADADFADCVELQPEVKRLKVRRNNWDSDTYEFDEVLTEFASQKRVYEVVAKPVVESVLDGYNGTVMAYGQTGTGKTYTLGRLGEEDTAARGIMVRAMEDILADVSLDTDSVSVSYLQLYMETIQDLLDPANDNISIVEDPKNGDVSVPGASLVEIRDQRSFVELLRLGEAHRFAANTKLNTESSRSHAILMVHVKRSIKGRASSLSSENGNNSHMVKGLKPPVVRKGKLVVVDLAGSERINKSGSEGHTLEEAKSINLSISALGKCINALAENSPHVPVRDSKLTRLLRDSFGGTARTSLVITIGPSPRHRGETASTIMFGQRAMKVENMLKLKEEFDYKSLARRLDIQLDKLIAEHERQQKAFEEEIERTAVEARNEISEVERNYADALQKERLNYQKEYMDSIKKLEDKWTMNHQKNANSDSSDVTSKGEDPRMAEEVAELKKLLQKETALRKAAEEEVSNLKNQLAQSKKSEALSNSEILKLRKMLEDEARQKEKLEGEIGTLQSQLLQLSFEADETRRRLDRDESEENLSGLDSQMSQLRHPQFSDPGNGEKASIAKLFEQVGLHKILSLLEADDADVRIHAVKVVANLAAEETNQEKIVEAGGLTSLLALLKSSEDETIHRVAAGAIANLAMNETNQELIMAQGGIRLLATTAANAEDPQTLRMIAGAIANLCGNDKLQIKLRGEGGIKALLGMVRCKHPDVLAQVARGIANFAKCESRASTQGTKHGKSLLIEDGALPWIVHNSNNEATQIKRHIELALCHLAQHEVNAKDMITGGALWELVRISRDCSRDDIRTLAHRTLTSSPTFQAEMRRLRMDY, from the exons ATGGCGACAACGACAGCGGCGGCCGGCGTTAGTAATTATAGAAACGGCACTCATAGCAGCAGCATCAGAAACTCTACTGGCAGTAAAATTGTTAACGCAAGTCAGAAGAGTAATGTTAAATCTAAGTCGTTGAATAATAGTGTACGGAAAAGCGCTCCTCCTTCTCTCGGTGGTGCCGGTGTAGCTAAAGATGATACTGGAG TGCCTGGAAGAGTTAGGGTAGCAGTGAGATTAAGGCCAAGAATTGCGGAGGAAATGGAAGCAGATGCTGATTTTGCTGATTGTGTTGAATTACAGCCTGAG GTTAAAAGGTTGAAGGTTAGAAGGAACAATTGGGATTCAGACACGTATGAGTTTGATGAAGTCCTTACCGAGTTTGCTTCACAAAAACGTGTTTATGAGGTTGTAGCAAAACCTGTTGTTGAG AGTGTTTTGGATGGATACAATGGAACAGTCATGGCATATGGGCAGACTGGTACTGGTAAGACTTACACTCTTGGGCGGCTTGGAGAGGAAGATACTGCTGCTCGAGGAATAATGGTCCGTGCTATGGAAGATATTTTAGCAGATGTTTCTTTGGACACAGATTCTGTCTCAGTTTCCTATTTGCAG TTATATATGGAGACTATACAAGATCTTCTTGATCCAGCTAATGATAACATTTCTATTGTGGAAGACCCAAAAAATGGCGATGTTTCAGTACCAGGAGCTAGCCTAGTTGAAATTAGGGATCAGCGGAGTTTTGTGGAACTATTACGATTAGGAGAAGCACACCGATTTGCTGCAAATACAAAACTGAATACTGAATCTTCCCGCAGTCATGCTATACTCATG GTACATGTAAAAAGGTCTATCAAGGGAAGAGCTTCTTCGCTTTCAAGTGAAAATGGTAACAACTCTCACATGGTAAAAGGTCTGAAGCCTCCTGTTGTTCGGAAAGGCAAGCTTGTTGTTGTAGATCTCGCTGGTTCAGAGCGGATTAATAAGTCAG GAAGTGAAGGACATACATTAGAGGAAGCTAAATCTATCAATCTCTCCATAAGTGCACTAGGAAAGTGCATTAATGCTCTGGCAGAAAATAGTCCGCATGTCCCAGTTCGTGATTCAAAGCTTACTAGGTTGCTTCGAGATTCATTTGGAG GGACAGCAAGAACTTCACTGGTTATTACTATTGGTCCATCTCCACGTCATCGAGGAGAGACTGCAAGTACCATAATGTTTGGACAAAGG GCAATGAAGGTGGAGAACATGTTAAAATTGAAGGAGGAATTtgattataaaagtttggctagaCGGCTAGATATACAATTGGACAAACTCATTGCTGAACATGAAAGGCAGCAGAAGGCGTTTGAGGAGGAAATTGAAAGAACAGCTGTAGAAGCCCGAAACGAGATTTCTGAGGTTGAAAGGAACTATGCAGATGCATTGCAG AAGGAAAGGTTGAATTATCAGAAAGAGTATATGGATTCAATAAAGAAACTCGAAGACAAATGGACAATGAACCATCAAAAGAATGCCAATAGTGATAGTTCTGATGTGACATCTAAAGGAGAG GATCCAAGGATGGCCGAGGAAGTTGCGGAGCTAAAAAAGTTACTTCAGAAAGAAACAGCCCTAAGGAAGGCTGCTGAAGAGGAAGTCAGTAATCTTAAAAATCAACTAGCTCAGTCAAAGAAGTCGGAG GCATTAAGCAATTCTGAGATCTTAAAGCTTCGCAAGATGCTCGAAGATGAGGCACGCCAGAAGGAAAAGCTTGAAGGGGAAATAGGAACACTACAAAGTCAATTGTTACAATTAAGTTTTGAGGCTGACGAG ACGAGAAGAAGACTCGACAGGGATGAGTCTGAGGAAAATCTTAGCGGTTTAGATTCTCAAATGTCTCAACTTAGGCATCCACAGTTTAGTGATCCAGGAAATGGGGAGaaggcttcaatagctaaactCTTTGAACAAG TTGGATTGCATAAGATACTCTCATTGCTTGAAGCTGATGATGCTGATGTGCGGATACATGCTGTGAAAGTTGTAGCAAATCTAGCAGCTGAAG AAACAAATCAAGAGAAGATTGTAGAAGCTGGTGGTCTAACGTCTCTGTTGGCACTGCTTAAAAGTTCAGAGGATGAAACTATACATAGAGTTGCCGCTGGTGCAATTGCCAATCTTGCAATGAACG AAACCAACCAAGAACTCATAATGGCTCAAGGAGGCATTCGTTTATTAGCCACTACAGCAGCGAATGCTGAGGATCCTCAGACACTACGAATGATCGCTGGAGCCATCGCAAATCTTTGTGGCAATG ATAAGTTGCAAATAAAGCTAAGGGGCGAAGGCGGCATCAAGGCTTTGCTAGGAATGGTCAGATGCAAGCATCCTGATGTTCTTGCCCAAGTTGCTCGGGGAATAGCAAATTTTGCAAAATGCGAATCAAGGGCATCAACTCAAG GGACTAAGCATGGAAAATCCCTTTTGATCGAGGACGGTGCACTTCCTTGGATTGTACATAACTCTAACAATGAAGCCACACAAATCAAGCGCCATATAGAGCTTGCACTCTGCCACTTAGCCCAACACG AAGTAAATGCGAAAGACATGATTACAGGAGGCGCGCTATGGGAACTTGTTCGTATCTCACGAGACTGTTCAAGGGACGATATTAGAACTCTTGCTCATCGAACGCTAACTTCAAGTCCTACATTTCAAGCTGAAATGAGGCGGCTACGTATGgattattga